A genome region from Armatimonadota bacterium includes the following:
- a CDS encoding TolC family protein, with protein sequence MPFYVLRSSLLTGLILLGSTAALAQVPQAMPPSPAPGPNRAAPTPAQTRFGLTSNGKTGVESVDTSLSSPLTLQRAISIALYRQNSIAVAGFGIESARQGVTVARSAYYPQVVPNFQYQANLTPQRGGSSNSSSTADGIVAKELILDSGQREATLGQARQSLFAQQYAFADTRQQVILAVTIDYFNLLRDRALTQVQQENVRLQQTNVTNINTQVAAGTEAAVDKLQGVADLANAQVALLQAQTTAIQDEATLKNAMGVISSQHLDLPASETPAAPDTAHTPLPLEAWVNAAYFNRYDVRAQQDALNAEGYNVRTAKLNAGISVQANITEGYEIDPIAGEDRSFVVALSYPLFDGGLTRAQVKAAESQQQSDRRNLDELEQNVRLDVELAYTAREQARQQLVASQAAVAAGDANYTAASQRLREGQGTVLDVLNAEVQLVTARVSLVDAIYGFRVEQAQLERDAGVNDTAYVPSVPHSIRIKAPAAFAGTAMRMAP encoded by the coding sequence ATGCCGTTTTATGTACTCCGTTCCTCGCTGCTCACCGGGTTGATCCTGCTCGGGTCTACGGCCGCTTTGGCACAGGTGCCCCAGGCGATGCCGCCATCGCCCGCTCCGGGTCCCAATCGCGCCGCTCCCACACCGGCCCAAACCAGGTTTGGCCTCACCAGCAACGGGAAGACCGGCGTCGAGTCCGTGGATACATCGCTCTCGTCGCCACTGACGCTACAACGGGCTATATCGATTGCGCTGTACCGTCAGAATTCGATTGCCGTCGCCGGGTTCGGCATCGAAAGCGCCCGCCAGGGCGTCACCGTGGCGCGGTCCGCCTACTATCCGCAGGTGGTGCCAAACTTCCAGTACCAGGCCAATCTCACCCCGCAGCGGGGTGGTTCCTCCAACTCCAGCTCCACCGCGGATGGTATCGTTGCCAAGGAGTTGATCCTGGACAGCGGCCAGCGGGAAGCGACGCTCGGGCAGGCACGCCAGTCGCTCTTTGCCCAGCAATATGCTTTTGCCGATACGCGGCAGCAGGTGATACTCGCTGTTACCATCGATTACTTCAACCTGCTGCGTGATCGCGCATTGACACAGGTTCAGCAAGAGAACGTCCGCCTGCAGCAGACGAATGTTACCAATATCAACACTCAGGTAGCGGCTGGCACCGAAGCTGCCGTGGACAAACTGCAGGGCGTCGCCGACCTGGCGAATGCGCAAGTTGCGCTTCTCCAGGCGCAAACCACGGCAATACAGGACGAAGCTACGCTGAAGAATGCGATGGGCGTTATCTCAAGCCAGCATCTGGATCTGCCCGCGTCTGAAACACCGGCAGCGCCGGACACAGCGCACACGCCACTACCGTTGGAGGCATGGGTCAACGCGGCCTACTTCAACCGGTACGATGTTCGAGCACAGCAGGATGCTTTGAATGCCGAGGGCTACAACGTGCGGACAGCAAAACTGAACGCCGGAATCTCGGTTCAAGCCAACATCACCGAGGGATACGAGATCGACCCGATCGCGGGCGAAGACCGCTCCTTTGTGGTGGCTCTTTCATACCCACTGTTTGACGGCGGACTGACCCGGGCGCAGGTGAAGGCGGCCGAGTCGCAGCAGCAGAGCGACCGGCGCAATCTCGATGAACTTGAACAGAACGTGCGCCTTGATGTGGAACTGGCGTACACGGCGCGTGAGCAGGCGCGCCAGCAGCTGGTTGCATCCCAGGCGGCCGTAGCTGCCGGCGATGCAAACTACACCGCGGCGTCGCAGCGGCTTCGGGAGGGCCAAGGCACCGTTCTCGACGTACTGAATGCCGAAGTGCAGCTGGTTACCGCGCGCGTTTCACTTGTGGATGCAATCTACGGCTTTCGTGTAGAGCAAGCCCAACTGGAGCGGGATGCCGGCGTCAATGACACCGCTTACGTTCCCAGTGTTCCGCACTCCATTCGAATCAAGGCTCCGGCGGCGTTTGCCGGCACAGCGATGCGGATGGCGCCTTAG